The genomic DNA GGCCAGCGGGCGGCGTGGGGAGCCCACGGGGAGAGAGGCGGCCGGCCCTCCTCCCGGCCGCCAGGGGCCGCTGCCTCCTCCTAAGCCAGGGCCGCGGGAGCACCGCCCCACTTCCGGCGGCGCTCCGGCCGCCTTTCCGCTTCCGCTGTCTCTCCGTCCCTGTATGGTGGTGATGGCTGCTGCTGCGTCCCTGTCTccggaggagctgctgcccaggggCGGCTCGGGGGGCGCCGAGGAGCTGGAGGACGAGCTGGAGGAGGACGACGACGAAGAGGTAGCGGGGCGGCaggcggcgggccggggcgggcctGGCAGGCCGGGCGGGCGGGGTGACCCCGGCGGGCGCGCAGGGCGGGCGGGCCTGACGCGGCCGTGTCCCCGCAGCTGGACGAGACGCTGTCGGAGCGGCTGTGGGGGCTGACCGAGATGTTCCCCGAGAGCGTCCGCTCGGCGGCCGGAGCCACCTTCGAGCTGTCGCTGACGGTAGCGCAGAAGATGTACAGGTGAGGAGCGGCGGGCCGGGCGCGGGGCCCGGCTGCGGGCGGGAGGCCCGCGGGCGCGGGGCCCGGCTGCCCGGGGGGTGCGGGCGGGAGGCCCGCGGGCGCGGGGCCCGGCTGCGGGCGGGAGGCCCGCGGGCGCGGGGCCCGGCTGCCCGGGGGGTGCGGGACGGCTCTGCCGGCTCCCGCAGCGGCTTCGGCCGTTGGTAGCGCAGCGCGGGGCGAGCGGGGAGCGGCAGGGCCGCGGGATGTGTTTCTCGGCGGTGTGGGCAAAGCCGGGTGGGGAGGACGGGGGGAAgacatcgaggtgctggagagagttcagagaagggcag from Caloenas nicobarica isolate bCalNic1 chromosome 1, bCalNic1.hap1, whole genome shotgun sequence includes the following:
- the TOMM22 gene encoding mitochondrial import receptor subunit TOM22 homolog, with translation MVVMAAAASLSPEELLPRGGSGGAEELEDELEEDDDEELDETLSERLWGLTEMFPESVRSAAGATFELSLTVAQKMYRFSRAALWIGTTSFMILVLPVVFETEKLQMEQQQQLQQRQILLGPNTGLSGGMPGALPPLSGKI